The genome window CCAACCGAAAGCCAGGCTAGACCAATCTCTCCTGATGTTTTATTGAAAATTCAACAAAGATTAAATCAGTTACTTGAAGCTGATTGGCAAGATGCTGAAGCAGGTATCTATCCCAAAAGCTTACTATTTGATAACCCTTGGGATGAGTTTTTCCTTTACTACCCAGCTGTTTGGCTTGATTTACCCCAAATTTGGGAACGGGCAAAACAAAAGCAGTATCAAGATTTTTCGCCTGATATCAATGTAGAAGGTTATCCCAACTACTATGTCCGTAACTTCCATCACCAAACAGGTGGCTATTTGAGCGATTCATCTGCCAAGCTATATGACTTACAGGTAGAGATTCTATTTGGTGGTACTGCCGATCCGATGCGACGACGGATTCTCGCGCCACTCAAGCAGGGGTTGCCAGCATTTGCGAATGTACCACCACACCAAGTACGCATTCTTGATGTCGCCTGTGGAACAGGGCGTACCTTAAAATTGATTCGTGCGGCTTTGCCTGAAGCATCTTTATTTGGAACTGACTTATCACCAGCTTACCTACGTAAGGCAAATCAACTCCTATCGCAAAATCCTGGCGAATTGCCGCAGTTGCTGCAAGCTAATGCGGAAGAATTACCTTATTTAGATAATTACTTTCATGCGACAACTTGCGTGTTTCTGTTCCACGAACTACCAGGTCCAGTGCGTCAAAAAGTCATCGATCAATGCTTCCGCGTGACTCAGCCAGGTGGGGTATTCATTATTTGTGATTCGATTCAGGTGAGTGATTCTCCTGATATGGTTCCTGTCATGGAAAGCTTTCATGAAACTTTCCACGAACCTTTTTATAAACATTATATGACTGACGACTTGGTTGAGCGTCTAACAAAAGCGGGCTTTGAGAATGTTACAACTCAAACTCATTTCATGAGTAAAGTGTTTGTTGCCCATAAGCCAGCTTGAAGAGGGGCTAGAGGTTAGAACGTTTTAACAAAGAACTAGCCCGATTAACCCTTGAATCAAAATATAGGCGATCGCTAGTAAGTAAAAGTGTTTGCTGAGCGCGATCGCTTTCATTATTTGGCAAAAATTAATTGACTTATTTACCCAGTAGCGCACCTCAGACGATACATTGGGTCTAGAGATACTCAATTAATAGTGCAAATCTAAATTTCTATGACGAGCTTTCAAGCCGATCCGGAAACAGTTGCTACCCAATCTCTGTCCACCAATGAAATGATCAATGAGTTGCTTGATGAAGCAACCAGCGATGACCCTGTGGCAGTGATTCAAACAGTCATCTCCAGTCTAGAAGAAGATGACACCGCGATGGTCAGTCAAACTCAGGAAGGTCATTTATGGAAGTTTAAATACGGTAGCGTTGAAGTATTTGTGCAACTTACTGGGTTAAGTGACGAAGATACCTTAACAGTTTGGTCTGCGGTGCTACAACTTCCAGCAAAGAATGAAGCACAGTTGATGCGTAGGCTGATGGAAATGAACTGGTCAAGCACTTTTGAAGCCTGTTTCGGTATTTTTGATGAGCAGATTGTTATCTTGGCTTCGCGCACCTTAGCAGGAGTTTCTCCAGGCGAAATCTCGCGATTAATTACCATAGT of Gloeocapsopsis sp. IPPAS B-1203 contains these proteins:
- a CDS encoding class I SAM-dependent methyltransferase, whose translation is MPDTLTKLTYQTFQQGKNYFGLAHKILSTRLMNMVSPTESQARPISPDVLLKIQQRLNQLLEADWQDAEAGIYPKSLLFDNPWDEFFLYYPAVWLDLPQIWERAKQKQYQDFSPDINVEGYPNYYVRNFHHQTGGYLSDSSAKLYDLQVEILFGGTADPMRRRILAPLKQGLPAFANVPPHQVRILDVACGTGRTLKLIRAALPEASLFGTDLSPAYLRKANQLLSQNPGELPQLLQANAEELPYLDNYFHATTCVFLFHELPGPVRQKVIDQCFRVTQPGGVFIICDSIQVSDSPDMVPVMESFHETFHEPFYKHYMTDDLVERLTKAGFENVTTQTHFMSKVFVAHKPA
- a CDS encoding YbjN domain-containing protein, which encodes MTSFQADPETVATQSLSTNEMINELLDEATSDDPVAVIQTVISSLEEDDTAMVSQTQEGHLWKFKYGSVEVFVQLTGLSDEDTLTVWSAVLQLPAKNEAQLMRRLMEMNWSSTFEACFGIFDEQIVILASRTLAGVSPGEISRLITIVATIADDNDEALQSEFGTA